In Triticum urartu cultivar G1812 chromosome 6, Tu2.1, whole genome shotgun sequence, the following proteins share a genomic window:
- the LOC125514501 gene encoding protein CURVATURE THYLAKOID 1A, chloroplastic-like: MAATACSTALLGVAGARLPAGAPPTFLLPRRHFSPRRLQDAPRLSLLRAKASSDDTSAASGDELVDDLKAKWDAVENKSTVLTYAGGAIVAVWFSSVIVGAINSLPLLPKIMELVGLGYSGWFVYRYLLFKERRKELADDVESLKKSIAGTEAE; this comes from the exons ATGGCCGCAACGGCGTGCTCTACGGCGCTTCTGGGTGTAGCAGGAGCACGCCTCCCCGCCGGCGCGCCGCCAACCTTTCTTCTCCCACGGCGTCACTTCTCCCCTCGTCGCCTCCAAG ATGCGCCGCGGCTCTCTCTGCTCCGGGCGAAGGCCTCCTCCGATGACACCTCTGCCGCGAGCGGCGACGAGCTCGTCGACGACCTGAAAGCCAAG TGGGACGCGGTCGAGAACAAGTCCACCGTGCTGACGTACGCCGGCGGCGCCATCGTCGCCGTATGGTTCTCCTCGGTCATCGTCGGCGCCATCAACTCTCTGCCTCTG CTTCCCAAGATCATGGAGCTTGTTGGGCTCGGCTACAGCGGATGGTTCGTGTACCGCTACCTCCTCTTCAAG GAACGCAGGAAAGAGCTGGCCGACGACGTGGAGTCCTTGAAGAAGAGCATTGCTGGTACAGAGGCAGAGTAA
- the LOC125512493 gene encoding membrane protein PM19L-like has translation MAVGAASRRYIGPLLCINLVMHAAVLGIAGWSLNKFIDRETHRHLGGNTATGYLLVFSLMAGVVGACSVLPALLHVRAPWRSESLAAAASTVLVSWALTALAFGLACKHITLGNRGRRLRTLEAFITISTLTQLFYLLLLHAGALSGVHGVGQACGSHGEACCREIPRGELAADHKTAGGVPSPDA, from the exons ATGGCCGTGGGCGCGGCGAGCAGGCGGTACATCGGGCCCCTGCTGTGCATCAACCTCGTCATGCACGCGGCCGTCCTCGGCATCGCCGGCTGGTCGCTCAACAAGTTCATCGACCGCGAGACGCACCGCC ATCTAGGAGGCAACACGGCGACGGGGTACCTGCTCGTCTTCTCGCTCATGGCCGGGGTGGTCGGCGCCTGCTCGGTGCTCCCCGCCCTGCTCCACGTCAGGGCGCCCTGGCGCAGCGAgagcctcgccgccgccgcctccaccgtGCTCGTCTCCTGGGCGCTCACCGCCCTCGCCTTCGG CCTCGCGTGCAAGCACATCACTCTAGGGAACCGAGGAAGGCGCCTG AGGACGTTGGAGGCGTTCATCACGATCTCGACGCTGACGCAGCTCTTCTACCTGCTTCTGCTCCACGCCGGCGCCTTGAGCGGGGTGCATGGAGTTGGACAGGCCTGCGGGAGCCACGGCGAAGCCTGCTGCCGCGAGATCCCTCGGGGAGAGCTCGCCGCGGACCATAAGACGGCGGGAGGGGTTCCGTCCCCGGATGCATGA